The Streptomyces sp. V3I7 genome segment CTGGCCGCGTTGGAAGCGCTGGCCCGTGCCGCGGGTCCCGTACCAGGGGGCTCCGCCCCCTGGACCCCCGAACCTGTGCCCACCCATGACCCGACTCGGTCTGCTGAAGAGCGAGCCCCCGTCGTCGCCGTCGCCGGCGGTTCCGCCTTCACCTTCTCCTACGCCGAGCACACCGAGCTGCTCACCGCCGCCGGTGCCGAAGTCGTCACCTTCGACCCCCTGCGGGACGAGCAACTGCCCGAAGGCACCGCGGGTTTGGTCATCGGGGGCGGATTCCCCGAGATGCACGCCGTGCAGCTGTCCGCCAACGAGCCGCTGCGCAGGGCCGTCGCCGAACTCGCGGAGCGCGGCGCGCCCGTCGCCGCCGAGTGTGCCGGGCTGCTCTATCTGTGCCGGGAGCTGGACGGGCTGCCCATGTGCGGTGTGCTGGACGCGACCGCGCGGATGACGGACCGGCTGACCCTGGGCTACCGGGACGCGGTCGCCGTCGGGGACAGCGTGCTGGCGGCAGCGGGGACGCGGATGCGGGGGCACGAGTTCCACCGGACGGTCGTGGAGCCGGGTTCGGGAGCGGCGCCGGCCTGGGGGGTGCGCGGGCCGGGGCGGCCGCGCGTGGAGGGTTTCGTGCAGCAGGGCGTGCACGCGAGTTATCTGCACACCCACTGGGCGTCCGAGCCCGGTGTGGCCCGTCGGTTCGTGGAGAGGTGCCGGACGTCATGAGCAGCAGGCTGGTCGGGGTCGGGGTCGGTCCGGGTGATCCGGAGCTGGTGACCGTCAAGGGGGTGGGCGCGCTGCGCGCCGCCGAGGTCGTCGTCGTCCCGGTGATGGCCGTGGCCGACGGGACGGACGGCGGGGAGCCGGGGCGGGCCGAGGCGACCGTGCTGCACTACGTGTCCGCCGAGAAGGTCGTCCGGGTCGTGTTCGCGCTCAACGAGCGCAGCGACCGGACCCGCCGGGAGGCGGCCTGGGACGCGGCGGGTGAACGGGTCGCCGCCCTGCTGCGCGGCCACGGCTCGGTGGCGTTCGCGACGATCGGGGACCCGAACGTGTACTCCACGTTCACGTATCTCGCGCAGACGGTGGCGGAGCTGGTGCCGGGGCTGGTCGTGGAGACGGTGCCGGGGATCACCGCCATGCAGGACCTCGCGGCCCGGTCGGGGGCCGTGCTGACCGAGGGCACCGAGCCGCTGACGCTGGTGCCGGTGACGGCGGGGTCGAGGGTGCTGAAGGAGGCGCTCGGCGGGCCGGGGACGGTCGTCGCGTACAAGTTCGGGCGGCAGGCGCGGGAGGTCGCCGAGGCGCTGCGGGAGAG includes the following:
- a CDS encoding cobyrinate a,c-diamide synthase, with amino-acid sequence MSSVPRLVIAAPSSGSGKTTVATGLMAAFTARGLAVSPHKVGPDYIDPGYHALATGRAGRNLDAYLCGPELVAPLFLHGARGCDLAVVEGVMGLYDGAAGEGELASTAHVAKLLRAPVVLVVDASSQSRSVAALVHGFASWDPEVRVGGVILNKVGSDRHEELLREALDSSGVPVLGALRRAPQVDTPSRHLGLVPVAERHGAAVDSVEAMAAQVARGCDLAALEALARAAGPVPGGSAPWTPEPVPTHDPTRSAEERAPVVAVAGGSAFTFSYAEHTELLTAAGAEVVTFDPLRDEQLPEGTAGLVIGGGFPEMHAVQLSANEPLRRAVAELAERGAPVAAECAGLLYLCRELDGLPMCGVLDATARMTDRLTLGYRDAVAVGDSVLAAAGTRMRGHEFHRTVVEPGSGAAPAWGVRGPGRPRVEGFVQQGVHASYLHTHWASEPGVARRFVERCRTS
- the cobI gene encoding precorrin-2 C(20)-methyltransferase, which gives rise to MSSRLVGVGVGPGDPELVTVKGVGALRAAEVVVVPVMAVADGTDGGEPGRAEATVLHYVSAEKVVRVVFALNERSDRTRREAAWDAAGERVAALLRGHGSVAFATIGDPNVYSTFTYLAQTVAELVPGLVVETVPGITAMQDLAARSGAVLTEGTEPLTLVPVTAGSRVLKEALGGPGTVVAYKFGRQAREVAEALRESGRLEGAVWGSALGLAEESIRPAGELDGAPLPYLSTLIAPARREGGRGGKL